A single Streptomyces sp. Edi2 DNA region contains:
- a CDS encoding DUF4097 family beta strand repeat-containing protein encodes MSAGSEWSHQPTQVTSPRTLEVTEPVDALNVRVINGTVNVVGTTDDGPARVEIGEVHGPPLTVSYRNGTLSVAYQDVPWKGFLKFLDRKGWNRSAVVSVTVPAGTRVEVGVVGAGAVISGISGRTDVRGVCGDSTLVGLTGGVRADTVSGSVEAQSVSGDLHFHSVSGDLTVIDGAGGAVRADSVSGDMVLDLDPAQGADIALTTVSGEVAIRLPDPADATVEANTTSGTVSNAFDGLRVSGQWGAKKVTGSLGAGTGTLKVTTVSGGLALLRRPSPEAGDSRPGTPGDAAPGPHDDSPTGPTAGKKVL; translated from the coding sequence ATGTCAGCCGGGAGCGAGTGGTCGCACCAACCGACACAGGTGACCTCACCACGCACTCTGGAGGTCACCGAACCCGTCGACGCCTTGAACGTGCGGGTGATCAACGGCACCGTCAACGTCGTCGGCACCACGGACGACGGCCCGGCCCGCGTGGAGATCGGCGAGGTGCACGGCCCGCCGCTGACCGTCTCCTACCGGAACGGCACCCTGTCGGTCGCCTACCAGGACGTCCCCTGGAAGGGCTTCCTGAAGTTCCTCGACCGCAAGGGATGGAACCGCAGCGCGGTGGTCTCGGTGACCGTGCCGGCCGGCACCCGCGTCGAGGTGGGCGTGGTCGGCGCAGGTGCGGTGATCTCCGGCATCTCGGGACGTACGGATGTCCGTGGTGTCTGCGGTGACAGCACGCTCGTCGGACTGACCGGCGGGGTGCGGGCCGACACGGTCTCCGGCAGCGTCGAGGCGCAGTCGGTCTCCGGCGATCTGCACTTCCACTCCGTCTCGGGGGATCTGACGGTCATCGACGGGGCGGGCGGGGCAGTGCGCGCCGACTCCGTCAGCGGTGACATGGTCCTCGATCTGGACCCCGCGCAGGGCGCCGACATCGCCTTGACGACGGTCTCCGGAGAGGTCGCCATCCGGCTCCCCGACCCGGCCGACGCCACGGTCGAGGCCAACACCACGAGCGGCACCGTCTCCAACGCCTTCGACGGCCTGCGGGTCAGCGGCCAGTGGGGCGCGAAGAAGGTCACCGGCTCGCTGGGCGCGGGCACCGGCACACTCAAGGTCACCACCGTCTCCGGCGGCCTGGCCCTGCTGCGCCGCCCCTCCCCGGAGGCCGGGGACAGCCGGCCCGGCACGCCCGGCGACGCCGCCCCCGGTCCGCACGACGACTCCCCCACCGGCCCGACCGCCGGGAAGAAGGTGCTCTGA